The following are encoded together in the Flavobacterium sp. TR2 genome:
- a CDS encoding YceI family protein yields MATTKWSIDPTHSEIGFKVKHMMFTNVSGKFGTYEASASTEGESFDNADFSFSADIASIDTANADRDGHLRSGDFFDAENHPKLTFKSSAFKKINDGEFELTGDLDIKGVSKTVKFPVEFSGIMTDPWGNTKVGLSIEGKINRKDWGLNWNSALETGGVLVGEEVRLNIELQFVKQA; encoded by the coding sequence ATGGCAACTACAAAATGGTCAATTGACCCAACACACTCAGAAATTGGTTTTAAAGTTAAACACATGATGTTTACAAATGTTTCAGGTAAATTTGGAACTTACGAAGCTTCTGCAAGCACAGAAGGAGAAAGTTTTGATAATGCAGATTTCAGTTTTTCTGCTGATATCGCTTCAATTGACACTGCAAACGCTGATCGTGACGGACATTTAAGAAGTGGTGATTTCTTTGACGCTGAGAATCATCCGAAATTAACTTTCAAATCTTCTGCTTTCAAAAAAATTAATGATGGTGAATTTGAATTAACTGGAGATTTAGACATTAAAGGTGTTTCTAAAACAGTAAAATTCCCAGTTGAATTTAGCGGAATCATGACTGATCCTTGGGGAAATACAAAAGTAGGTTTAAGCATAGAAGGAAAAATCAATCGTAAAGATTGGGGTTTGAACTGGAACTCAGCTCTTGAAACAGGTGGTGTTTTAGTAGGTGAAGAGGTTCGTTTGAACATTGAATTACAATTTGTAAAACAAGCTTAA
- a CDS encoding (4Fe-4S)-binding protein, whose translation MNPNNLTKEYTNGEVTIVWQSGKCIHSANCVKNNPDVFRPKEKPWITPNQSTTEKIISAVNKCPSGALTFYMNKK comes from the coding sequence ATGAATCCAAATAACCTCACTAAAGAATACACAAACGGCGAAGTAACGATTGTATGGCAATCTGGAAAATGCATTCATTCTGCCAATTGCGTAAAAAATAATCCGGATGTTTTTCGCCCAAAAGAAAAACCGTGGATTACTCCGAATCAATCTACAACGGAGAAAATAATTTCGGCTGTTAATAAATGTCCGTCGGGAGCGCTGACATTTTATATGAATAAAAAATAA
- a CDS encoding pirin family protein: MENIVLHKAESRGNANHGWLNAYHSFSFASWYNPDRIQFGALRVLNDDTIAAGMGFGTHPHDNMEIITIPLEGDLAHKDSMGNTEIIKNGDIQVMSAGTGIQHSEFNPNADQQTKLLQIWLFPNKRNVTPRYQQITLDVADRHNKLSQVLSPNADDDGVWIHQDAWFNMGNFDAGIATEYKIKKEGNGVYAFVLKGNVTINGQELNTRDAVGISGTDTLNIKANTDAEFLLMDIPMNY; this comes from the coding sequence ATGGAAAATATAGTATTGCACAAAGCAGAATCAAGAGGAAACGCAAATCATGGATGGTTGAACGCTTATCACAGTTTTAGTTTTGCGAGCTGGTACAATCCGGATCGAATTCAGTTTGGGGCGCTTCGCGTATTGAATGACGATACGATTGCGGCCGGAATGGGTTTTGGAACGCATCCTCATGATAATATGGAAATTATTACAATTCCGCTTGAAGGTGATTTGGCTCATAAAGACAGCATGGGAAATACTGAAATCATTAAAAATGGAGACATTCAGGTGATGAGCGCCGGAACTGGAATTCAGCATAGTGAGTTTAACCCGAATGCGGATCAGCAGACTAAATTGTTGCAAATCTGGTTGTTTCCTAACAAAAGAAACGTGACACCACGTTATCAGCAAATTACTTTGGATGTTGCCGACAGACATAATAAATTGTCTCAGGTTTTATCTCCAAATGCAGATGATGACGGAGTTTGGATTCATCAGGATGCTTGGTTCAATATGGGGAATTTTGATGCCGGAATAGCAACTGAGTATAAAATCAAAAAAGAAGGAAACGGCGTTTATGCTTTCGTTTTGAAAGGAAATGTAACCATCAACGGTCAGGAATTGAACACTCGTGACGCGGTTGGAATTTCAGGAACTGACACTTTAAACATTAAAGCCAATACAGATGCTGAGTTTTTATTAATGGACATTCCGATGAATTATTAA
- a CDS encoding DMP19 family protein: MKLFNSILLLLLMTFSSCLSQIASDKEQTNISSPTAYIEELEAEVNNGGFNQYFFNSSGQNCFETLKALKKNKKFKTAKILESAINLINPKKLPSEDLIKKLQNREVEELNDEKINAKLELLDLEFYKYPDGNLEE, encoded by the coding sequence ATGAAATTATTCAATTCAATTTTACTCCTATTATTAATGACATTTTCAAGTTGTTTAAGCCAAATTGCGTCAGATAAAGAGCAAACTAATATTTCAAGTCCTACAGCTTATATTGAAGAATTAGAGGCAGAAGTAAATAATGGCGGATTTAATCAATACTTTTTTAATTCTAGTGGGCAAAATTGCTTTGAAACATTAAAAGCATTGAAGAAAAATAAAAAATTTAAAACCGCAAAAATTCTTGAATCGGCAATTAATTTAATTAATCCGAAAAAACTACCTAGCGAAGATTTGATTAAAAAACTCCAAAATCGAGAAGTTGAAGAACTTAACGATGAAAAAATAAATGCAAAATTAGAACTCTTGGATTTAGAGTTTTATAAATATCCTGATGGAAACTTAGAAGAATAG
- a CDS encoding helix-turn-helix domain-containing protein produces MDIEKDYIKLIFGLKMKQVRTQKNLSLFGLAKLTNLSKSYLNEIEKGKKYPKADKVLLLCKHLDVTYDQMVSLKLDNNLAPIGEILKSGILKEIPLELFGIQEADLIDIIANAPAKVNAFISTIIEIAQHYNLSRESFFLAALRSYQEAHSNYFEDLEEKVIAFSKSFQINLDSKISIEELEAILKEEYEYNIKEIAFTDQEALGDLRSIYVPKSRTLLLSTELDDPQKAFILAKEIAYNYLKISDRLLTFSWIKFENFDQVLNNFYASYFAGALLLPRKLVVDKINSFLENENPKPEEFVQLIESFEVSPESFYQRLTNLLPKDFQLKNLFFLRLSHKIGSDFYQINKELHITHQQEPHANETNEHYCRRWVSMKTIDEAIKQNKPHFFDAQISSYANSGNEYLVFSSATKDPFLHDTIRSISVGILINPTMKKKFKLIDGKPLVKRIVGVTCETCAVKDCLERAAPPIVLERKKRNENTDAVVQQFMNQYS; encoded by the coding sequence ATGGATATCGAAAAAGACTATATAAAGCTGATTTTTGGGCTAAAAATGAAACAGGTTCGTACTCAAAAAAACCTATCACTTTTTGGCTTAGCCAAACTGACCAATCTTTCAAAATCATATTTAAACGAGATTGAAAAAGGAAAAAAATATCCGAAAGCGGATAAAGTTTTGCTTTTATGCAAACATTTGGACGTGACTTATGACCAAATGGTTTCTTTAAAACTCGATAACAACCTTGCTCCAATTGGTGAAATCTTAAAATCAGGTATTTTAAAAGAAATTCCGCTAGAGCTTTTCGGGATTCAGGAGGCTGATTTAATTGATATTATTGCCAATGCTCCCGCAAAAGTCAATGCGTTTATCAGCACGATTATCGAAATTGCACAGCATTATAATTTAAGCCGCGAAAGTTTCTTTTTGGCCGCTTTGCGTTCGTATCAGGAAGCGCACAGCAATTATTTTGAAGATTTAGAAGAAAAAGTAATTGCGTTTTCGAAGTCGTTTCAAATCAATTTGGACTCAAAAATAAGCATTGAAGAACTGGAAGCGATTTTAAAAGAGGAATACGAATACAACATAAAAGAAATCGCTTTTACAGATCAGGAAGCTTTGGGCGATCTGCGTTCTATTTATGTCCCTAAAAGCCGAACTTTATTGCTTTCAACCGAACTGGATGATCCGCAAAAAGCTTTTATTTTAGCTAAAGAAATAGCCTATAATTATCTAAAAATTTCTGATCGATTGCTGACTTTCAGCTGGATTAAGTTTGAAAATTTCGATCAGGTTCTGAATAATTTTTACGCTTCTTACTTTGCCGGTGCTTTACTGTTGCCGAGAAAATTGGTTGTAGATAAAATCAATTCTTTTTTAGAAAATGAAAATCCAAAACCGGAAGAATTTGTTCAATTAATTGAAAGTTTTGAAGTTTCGCCTGAATCATTTTATCAGCGATTGACCAATTTATTGCCGAAAGATTTTCAGTTGAAAAACTTATTCTTTTTAAGATTATCTCACAAAATTGGTTCTGATTTTTATCAGATAAATAAAGAACTTCACATTACGCATCAGCAGGAACCGCACGCGAATGAAACCAATGAGCATTATTGCAGAAGATGGGTTTCGATGAAAACAATTGACGAGGCGATCAAACAAAACAAACCTCATTTTTTTGATGCGCAGATATCCAGTTATGCCAATAGCGGCAACGAATATTTGGTTTTTTCATCGGCTACGAAAGATCCTTTTCTGCATGATACTATTCGAAGTATTTCTGTTGGAATTTTGATCAATCCGACCATGAAAAAGAAATTCAAGCTCATTGACGGAAAACCTTTGGTGAAACGAATTGTTGGCGTAACTTGCGAAACTTGCGCCGTAAAAGACTGTTTAGAAAGAGCAGCCCCGCCGATTGTCCTGGAAAGAAAAAAACGAAATGAGAACACAGATGCAGTTGTACAGCAGTTCATGAATCAATACAGTTAA
- the aceB gene encoding malate synthase A: MKNQLEITEMAIEFLADKKLAYPKIWTEEATAFIIELHKKFESQRKLLLLQREQKQVTFDQGILPVFIPETKSIRESNWTAGEIPNDLLDRRVEITGPVDRKMIINALNSGAKTFMADFEDSTSPTWQNLMDGQLNLIDAVNKTITFTDLVKQKSYHLNEKIATLIVRPRGLHLPEKHILIEGKEASGSLVDFGLYVFHNHKRLLESNSGPYFYIPKLEHYLEARWWNSVIDFTEDYLDLKRGTIKVTVLIETITASFQLDEIIYELREHIVGLNCGRWDYIFSYIKKFRKNPKFIVPDRDQVNMTSPFMNAYSNLVIQRCHKRGIHAIGGMAAQIPIRNNEEANAIAFTKVKTDKEREVRNGHDGTWVAHPDLVAVAKEIFDKGMPTPNQIHIKREHRKITEADLIEPPIGLISENGVRKNINVAVLYLASWLNGQGAAALHNLMEDAATAEISRSQLWQWLQNKVVLDNGQKLDLAYYHQLALDEFRKIKEELGEENHEKQQFPLAEKLLERLVVNLHFVDFLTIPCYKYL, translated from the coding sequence ATGAAAAACCAATTAGAGATCACTGAAATGGCTATAGAATTCCTGGCCGACAAAAAGCTTGCTTATCCAAAAATCTGGACAGAAGAAGCCACTGCGTTTATTATCGAATTGCATAAAAAATTCGAATCGCAAAGAAAATTACTGCTTTTACAGAGAGAACAGAAACAAGTCACTTTTGATCAGGGAATCCTGCCGGTTTTTATTCCGGAAACCAAAAGCATCAGAGAAAGTAATTGGACAGCTGGAGAAATTCCGAACGATTTATTGGATAGGAGAGTAGAAATTACCGGACCAGTTGACCGCAAAATGATTATCAATGCGTTGAATTCCGGTGCCAAAACTTTTATGGCCGATTTTGAAGACAGCACTTCGCCAACCTGGCAAAACCTGATGGATGGGCAGTTGAATTTAATCGACGCGGTTAACAAAACGATCACGTTTACCGATTTGGTTAAGCAGAAATCCTATCATTTAAACGAAAAAATCGCAACGCTGATTGTGCGCCCGAGAGGTTTGCATCTGCCGGAAAAACACATTCTGATTGAAGGAAAAGAAGCTTCGGGTTCTTTGGTAGATTTTGGTTTGTACGTGTTTCATAATCATAAACGACTTTTAGAAAGTAATTCTGGGCCATATTTCTACATTCCGAAATTGGAGCATTATCTGGAAGCGCGCTGGTGGAACAGTGTAATTGATTTTACAGAAGATTATCTGGATCTGAAAAGAGGAACCATAAAAGTGACGGTTTTAATTGAAACGATAACGGCAAGTTTTCAGTTGGATGAAATCATTTACGAACTCAGAGAACATATCGTGGGCTTGAACTGCGGGCGTTGGGATTATATTTTCTCCTACATCAAAAAGTTCAGAAAAAATCCAAAATTCATCGTTCCCGATCGAGATCAGGTAAATATGACTTCGCCTTTTATGAATGCGTATTCGAATCTGGTAATTCAAAGATGTCACAAACGAGGCATTCATGCGATTGGCGGAATGGCGGCTCAGATTCCGATTCGAAATAATGAAGAAGCCAATGCCATCGCTTTCACGAAAGTGAAAACCGATAAAGAGCGCGAAGTTCGCAACGGCCACGACGGAACCTGGGTAGCACATCCGGATTTGGTTGCTGTAGCAAAAGAAATTTTTGATAAAGGAATGCCAACTCCAAATCAGATTCATATCAAAAGAGAACATCGAAAAATCACAGAAGCCGATTTGATCGAACCGCCAATTGGATTAATCTCGGAAAATGGCGTTCGAAAAAATATCAATGTAGCCGTTTTATATCTGGCTTCATGGTTAAACGGACAAGGTGCCGCGGCTTTGCATAATTTGATGGAAGATGCTGCAACAGCTGAAATTTCAAGATCACAATTGTGGCAATGGCTTCAGAATAAAGTGGTTTTGGATAATGGCCAAAAACTTGATTTGGCTTATTATCATCAATTGGCCTTAGATGAATTTAGAAAAATCAAGGAAGAATTAGGAGAAGAAAATCATGAAAAACAGCAGTTTCCATTAGCTGAAAAATTGTTGGAAAGATTGGTTGTAAACCTACATTTTGTGGATTTCTTGACGATTCCTTGCTATAAATATTTATGA
- the aceA gene encoding isocitrate lyase, with product MKTTEDRIQELINDWITNPRWKGVERPYTASEVVTLQGSYKIEHSIAKMGAEKLWRKLKSQDYVAGLGALTGNQAIQEVDAGLEAIYLSGWQVAADANLAGEMYPDQSLYPVNSVPMVVKKINNALLRADQIQTVNNIEDKKDYLVPIVADAEAGFGGNLNAFELMKSMIEAGASGVHFEDQLSSAKKCGHLGGKVLVPTQEAINKLIAARLASDVMGVSTLIVARTDADAANLLTSDADPRDRKFLTGEKTAEGFFYVKNGIEQGIARGLSYAPYADLIWMETSNPDLDYARKFAKAMKKEFPDKMLAYNCSPSFNWAAKLTVAEMETFREDLAAMGYSFQFITLAGFHALNTSMFELSRAYKERGMAGYSELQEREFALQKNGFRAVKHQAFVGTSYFDAVQNTVMLGKSAITAMEHSTEVEQF from the coding sequence ATGAAAACAACAGAAGACAGAATTCAGGAATTGATTAACGATTGGATTACGAACCCAAGATGGAAAGGAGTTGAGCGTCCTTACACTGCGAGTGAAGTAGTAACGCTTCAAGGGTCATATAAAATTGAGCATTCTATTGCCAAAATGGGTGCTGAGAAATTATGGAGAAAGTTAAAAAGTCAGGATTATGTTGCAGGTTTGGGAGCGTTGACTGGAAATCAGGCGATTCAGGAAGTCGATGCGGGGTTAGAAGCGATTTATTTAAGCGGATGGCAAGTTGCTGCTGATGCAAATTTGGCGGGCGAAATGTATCCTGACCAATCACTTTATCCGGTAAACAGCGTTCCGATGGTGGTTAAAAAAATTAATAATGCCTTGTTGCGTGCTGATCAGATTCAGACAGTAAACAATATTGAAGATAAAAAAGATTATTTGGTTCCGATTGTGGCTGATGCCGAAGCAGGTTTTGGCGGTAACTTAAATGCTTTCGAATTAATGAAATCGATGATTGAAGCAGGAGCGTCAGGTGTTCATTTTGAAGATCAGCTGAGTTCTGCTAAAAAGTGTGGACACTTGGGCGGGAAGGTTTTGGTTCCGACTCAGGAAGCGATCAATAAATTAATTGCTGCTAGATTAGCTTCAGATGTTATGGGTGTTTCAACGTTGATTGTTGCCCGAACAGATGCTGATGCAGCCAATTTATTGACAAGCGACGCAGACCCAAGAGACAGAAAATTTTTAACGGGAGAAAAAACAGCCGAAGGTTTCTTTTACGTAAAAAACGGAATCGAGCAGGGAATTGCAAGAGGTTTGAGTTACGCGCCTTATGCCGATTTAATTTGGATGGAAACCAGTAATCCCGATTTAGATTACGCCAGAAAATTTGCGAAAGCAATGAAAAAAGAATTTCCAGACAAAATGCTGGCGTACAATTGTTCTCCCTCTTTCAACTGGGCGGCGAAATTAACGGTTGCTGAAATGGAAACGTTCAGAGAAGATTTGGCTGCAATGGGATATAGTTTTCAGTTCATCACTTTAGCAGGTTTCCATGCTTTAAATACAAGTATGTTCGAACTGTCAAGAGCGTATAAAGAACGCGGAATGGCAGGATATTCTGAATTGCAGGAAAGAGAATTTGCTCTGCAGAAAAACGGCTTCAGAGCGGTAAAACATCAGGCTTTCGTTGGAACTTCTTATTTTGATGCGGTTCAAAACACGGTAATGTTAGGCAAATCTGCCATAACAGCAATGGAGCACTCTACAGAGGTTGAGCAATTTTAA
- a CDS encoding Crp/Fnr family transcriptional regulator, with protein MALILENIAKHVSLTPEEQALFLSKLETNTYKAKTLLLNAGEVCKHSYFVNSGILRSFNINDNIVEHVLSFACEGWWMSDMYSYFSQKPGELFIEVLEDAEVVSLSKENQEQLYLEIPKLERFFRILIENSLVANQQRLMDNLSLPAEERFEKFTKKYGTLVHKVPQKQIASFIGVTPEFFSKMKARLLKK; from the coding sequence ATGGCATTAATTCTTGAAAATATTGCCAAACACGTTTCTCTGACGCCGGAAGAACAAGCACTTTTTTTATCTAAACTGGAAACAAACACCTACAAAGCCAAAACGCTTTTATTGAACGCTGGAGAAGTCTGCAAACATTCGTACTTTGTAAATTCAGGGATTTTAAGAAGTTTCAATATCAATGATAATATTGTTGAACACGTGCTTTCTTTCGCCTGCGAAGGCTGGTGGATGAGCGATATGTACAGTTATTTTTCGCAAAAACCGGGAGAGCTTTTTATTGAAGTTTTGGAGGACGCAGAAGTCGTTTCGCTATCCAAAGAAAATCAGGAGCAATTGTATCTTGAAATTCCGAAACTGGAACGCTTTTTCAGAATTCTGATTGAAAATTCATTAGTTGCCAATCAGCAAAGATTGATGGACAATTTAAGTTTACCTGCCGAAGAACGTTTCGAAAAGTTTACTAAAAAATACGGAACCTTAGTGCACAAAGTTCCTCAAAAACAAATCGCTTCTTTTATAGGCGTAACACCAGAATTTTTCAGCAAAATGAAAGCTCGCCTTTTGAAAAAGTAA
- a CDS encoding DUF6370 family protein: MKNILLATFLFIGIAVQAQDKKKFDKPTVVEASCGECQFGMKGKSCDLAVRIDGKSYFVDGTTIHDHGDAHAEKGFCNAISKALVTGEIKGDRFKATSFTLIDEKK; encoded by the coding sequence ATGAAAAATATACTTTTAGCAACATTCCTATTCATCGGAATCGCAGTACAGGCACAAGACAAAAAAAAGTTTGATAAACCAACAGTCGTTGAAGCTTCTTGCGGAGAATGCCAATTTGGTATGAAAGGCAAAAGTTGTGATTTAGCCGTTCGTATTGACGGAAAATCATATTTCGTTGATGGAACAACCATTCACGATCACGGAGATGCCCACGCTGAAAAAGGTTTCTGCAATGCCATAAGCAAAGCTTTAGTTACGGGAGAAATCAAAGGAGACAGATTCAAAGCAACTTCATTTACTTTAATAGACGAGAAAAAATAA
- the purT gene encoding formate-dependent phosphoribosylglycinamide formyltransferase: MKILLLGSGELGKEFVIAAQRIGQTIIAVDSYENAPAMQVAHGFEVINMLDGEALDRIVAKHQPDFIVPEIEAIRTERFYDYEKQGITVVPSAKAANFTMNRKAIRDLAAKELGLRTAKYQYATSAEELQKAVQEVGIPCVVKPLMSSSGKGQSTIKTESDIEKAWQYAVAGSRGDVIEVIVEAFVDFNSEITLLTITQNNNPTLFCAPIGHRQERGDYQESWQPALVSEKDLYEAQDMAEKITEALGGAGLFGVEFFLTNEGVYFSELSPRPHDTGMVTLAGTQNFNEFELHLRAILSLPIFEITLEKAGASAVILASEDSANPTFSGIEKVAALPKTDFRIFGKPTSRPYRRMGVVLSHDTLSTPINEITERAKGTAKLITINS, translated from the coding sequence ATGAAAATACTACTCCTAGGTTCAGGCGAATTAGGCAAAGAATTTGTCATTGCCGCACAACGGATCGGACAAACCATAATTGCAGTTGACAGTTACGAAAACGCACCCGCAATGCAGGTTGCTCACGGTTTTGAAGTCATCAATATGCTTGATGGCGAGGCGCTTGACCGAATCGTAGCCAAACACCAACCAGACTTTATCGTTCCAGAAATAGAAGCCATTCGCACCGAACGTTTTTACGATTACGAAAAACAAGGAATCACCGTTGTTCCTTCAGCGAAAGCGGCCAACTTTACTATGAATCGTAAAGCCATTCGTGATTTGGCAGCAAAAGAACTTGGACTAAGAACAGCCAAATACCAATACGCAACTTCGGCTGAAGAATTGCAAAAAGCCGTTCAGGAAGTTGGTATTCCGTGTGTGGTAAAACCTCTAATGTCTTCATCAGGAAAAGGGCAATCGACAATAAAAACAGAAAGCGATATTGAAAAAGCATGGCAATATGCCGTTGCTGGTTCTCGTGGTGATGTTATCGAAGTTATTGTAGAAGCTTTTGTAGATTTTAATTCAGAAATTACACTTTTGACCATAACTCAAAATAATAATCCAACTTTGTTTTGTGCTCCAATTGGCCACAGACAAGAGCGTGGCGACTATCAGGAAAGCTGGCAACCGGCTTTAGTTTCAGAAAAAGATTTATATGAAGCTCAAGATATGGCCGAAAAAATCACAGAAGCTCTTGGTGGCGCAGGACTTTTTGGTGTTGAATTTTTCTTAACGAATGAAGGCGTTTATTTCTCTGAACTTTCTCCTCGTCCTCACGATACCGGAATGGTAACTTTGGCGGGAACGCAGAATTTCAACGAATTCGAATTGCATTTAAGAGCCATTTTAAGTCTCCCAATTTTCGAAATCACTTTAGAAAAAGCCGGAGCAAGTGCTGTAATTTTAGCATCAGAGGATTCTGCAAATCCAACTTTTAGCGGAATCGAGAAAGTCGCTGCTTTACCCAAAACCGATTTCAGAATTTTTGGTAAACCAACTTCCAGACCTTACCGCCGAATGGGAGTTGTTTTAAGTCACGATACACTTTCGACTCCAATTAACGAAATAACCGAACGAGCCAAAGGAACGGCAAAATTAATAACTATAAATTCTTAA